One window from the genome of Pedobacter schmidteae encodes:
- the pbpC gene encoding penicillin-binding protein 1C, whose protein sequence is MLNNQRALIFSDLFCLLLLLWFWFALPSQLFKSPTSFVVEASNGELLSAAIAKDGQWRFPVADSIPDKFARCIIAFEDKRFFQHPGVDLLAMSRAMRQNWRAKNVVSGGSTLSMQVIRLSRRENRTIWQKLIEVLLALRLELSYSKAHILKLYAANAPFGSNVVGLEAASWRYFGRSPETLSWGEMATLAVLPNSPSLVHPGKNSVKLIKKRNDLLDKLAVLKVMDQPTANLSKLEPIPGKPQVLPQYAPHLLNRFKTEYQHMGIVAQRKFSGGGTRITSTLDYDLHLKVNALLKRYNNRYRANDINNISALVLNVEKGTVASYVGNIYQPENKELESHVDMVRAPRSPGSTLKPLLYASMLNDGFILPRTLVADIPTQIGGYSPQNYDLGYDGAIPADKALSRSLNIPAVKMLQNYKYQRFYDQLKKMGFGTLNQPADHYGLSLILGGSEVTMWDLARTYMGMARTLNHFNDYKGKYNPHDYDAPAYTKGLRDTRYDRYETQVNSVLDHGSIWNTFNAMEEVMRPGEEGLWEQFSSSQRLAWKTGTSFGFRDAWAIGLNPQYVVCVWVGNADGEGRPGLTGIDVAAPVLFDIFKLLPASRWFQTPKNKLKKMRVCRQSGYKAGEYCKDIVEELVSPAGEKTVLCPYHKLIHLDRSGTYRVTDVCESPADMQHQSWFILPPAMEYYYKIKNSDYRLLPPFKPGCGDEGGNYVMEMIYPKNEASIYVPVEFDGTRGKVVLNATHRNSAAKIYWHIDGEYVATTQNYHQLAVSPLPGKHTLTLVDDKGERLVQSFTILDKERK, encoded by the coding sequence ATGTTAAATAATCAAAGAGCCTTAATATTCTCTGATCTCTTTTGTCTGCTTCTACTTCTGTGGTTTTGGTTCGCGTTACCTTCTCAACTGTTTAAAAGCCCTACTTCGTTTGTGGTTGAGGCATCGAACGGAGAATTGCTCAGTGCAGCTATAGCCAAAGATGGACAATGGCGTTTTCCTGTGGCAGACAGTATTCCGGACAAGTTTGCACGCTGTATTATTGCTTTTGAGGATAAGCGATTTTTTCAGCATCCTGGTGTAGATTTACTGGCGATGAGTAGAGCCATGAGGCAAAACTGGAGGGCCAAAAATGTAGTGAGCGGCGGGAGTACCTTAAGTATGCAGGTAATCCGCTTATCGCGCAGGGAAAATCGTACTATATGGCAAAAGCTGATAGAGGTATTGCTGGCGTTGAGACTGGAGCTCTCCTATTCAAAAGCTCATATATTAAAATTATATGCGGCAAATGCACCTTTTGGTAGCAATGTAGTTGGTTTGGAGGCTGCCTCCTGGCGGTATTTTGGGCGTAGCCCGGAAACTCTCTCCTGGGGCGAAATGGCTACCCTTGCTGTGTTGCCCAATAGCCCCTCATTGGTACATCCAGGAAAAAACTCGGTTAAGCTGATTAAAAAGCGCAATGATTTGCTGGACAAATTAGCAGTATTAAAAGTGATGGATCAGCCTACTGCTAATTTATCTAAATTGGAGCCTATTCCGGGTAAACCTCAGGTATTACCGCAATATGCCCCTCACCTGTTGAACCGCTTTAAAACCGAGTATCAACACATGGGGATAGTTGCGCAGCGTAAATTTAGTGGTGGCGGTACGCGGATTACCTCTACATTGGATTACGACCTGCATTTAAAAGTTAATGCTTTGCTGAAAAGATATAACAACCGTTACCGGGCCAACGACATTAATAACATTTCGGCACTGGTGCTCAACGTAGAAAAAGGTACGGTGGCCAGTTATGTGGGTAATATTTATCAGCCCGAAAATAAGGAACTGGAAAGTCATGTGGACATGGTAAGGGCACCCCGTAGTCCGGGCAGTACTTTAAAACCCCTGCTGTATGCCAGTATGTTGAATGATGGATTTATCCTTCCACGTACCTTAGTGGCGGATATCCCTACGCAGATTGGAGGCTATTCGCCGCAGAACTACGATCTTGGCTATGACGGAGCCATCCCTGCGGATAAAGCCTTGAGCCGCTCCTTAAATATTCCTGCAGTTAAGATGCTGCAAAACTATAAGTATCAGCGCTTTTATGATCAGCTAAAAAAGATGGGGTTTGGTACGCTGAACCAGCCGGCCGATCATTATGGTTTGTCGCTTATTTTGGGGGGCAGTGAGGTAACGATGTGGGATCTGGCCAGAACTTATATGGGAATGGCCCGAACGTTAAATCATTTTAACGATTATAAAGGGAAATATAACCCACATGATTATGATGCGCCTGCGTACACTAAAGGTCTGCGCGATACGCGCTATGACAGATATGAAACCCAGGTGAATTCGGTTCTGGACCATGGCTCGATTTGGAATACTTTTAATGCCATGGAGGAAGTGATGCGGCCAGGCGAAGAAGGATTGTGGGAGCAATTCTCTTCTTCACAAAGATTGGCCTGGAAAACAGGTACCAGTTTTGGTTTTAGAGATGCCTGGGCAATTGGTTTAAATCCGCAATATGTGGTTTGTGTTTGGGTAGGCAACGCCGACGGCGAAGGCCGGCCTGGACTGACGGGAATTGATGTTGCCGCACCGGTGTTGTTCGATATCTTTAAACTGTTGCCAGCAAGCAGATGGTTTCAGACACCTAAAAATAAGTTAAAGAAAATGCGTGTATGCAGACAAAGTGGCTATAAAGCAGGAGAATATTGTAAGGATATAGTAGAAGAATTGGTATCGCCGGCGGGAGAAAAAACGGTGTTATGCCCATATCATAAACTGATTCATTTGGATCGTAGCGGAACTTACCGGGTTACGGACGTTTGTGAGTCGCCAGCCGATATGCAGCATCAATCCTGGTTTATATTACCACCAGCGATGGAGTATTACTATAAAATTAAAAATAGTGATTATAGGTTGCTCCCTCCTTTTAAACCTGGTTGTGGTGATGAAGGAGGTAATTACGTGATGGAGATGATTTATCCAAAAAATGAGGCTAGTATATATGTGCCCGTAGAATTTGATGGAACGCGCGGTAAAGTGGTTTTAAATGCTACACATCGCAATTCGGCAGCTAAAATTTACTGGCATATAGATGGCGAATATGTAGCGACTACACAAAACTACCATCAACTGGCGGTCAGTCCCCTGCCAGGAAAACATACGCTTACCCTGGTGGACGATAAAGGCGAAAGGCTCGTGCAAAGCTTTACTATTCTGGATAAGGAGAGAAAGTAA
- a CDS encoding RNA-binding protein: MKIFITGLPLEVGEDELTAVFGDFGQVKSLRIIKDRETGQSRGFGFVEMPVEEEAKEAIKRMNGGDYNGNRIKVAEAQEKPHTGGGAGGGGFRRNNRTEKSY; this comes from the coding sequence ATGAAGATATTTATTACAGGCCTTCCTTTAGAAGTAGGGGAAGATGAATTAACAGCCGTATTTGGTGATTTCGGTCAAGTAAAATCACTTAGGATAATCAAAGATCGTGAGACTGGTCAAAGTCGTGGCTTTGGTTTTGTGGAAATGCCTGTTGAAGAAGAGGCAAAGGAAGCAATCAAACGCATGAACGGTGGAGATTATAACGGCAACCGCATTAAAGTTGCGGAAGCGCAGGAGAAACCCCACACAGGCGGCGGTGCAGGTGGTGGTGGCTTCAGACGCAACAACCGTACAGAAAAAAGCTACTAA
- a CDS encoding NAD(P)-dependent oxidoreductase, with amino-acid sequence MSKKKVLITGASGFVGYHLIEEALNAGLEVYAAVRKSSDVSHLKAFDVNYTDLDYSSVASLKQELEEKQYHYVIHAAGTTKAKTREVYDQINAMYTKNLAIAASTANIPLEKFVFVSSLAALGPLEDLSSEIQDNTTPKPVTSYGASKALAEQYLADFEHLPLIIIRPTAVYGPREKDLFILFDSINKGLEPHIGRFKQQLSFVYVKDLVKVIVQALTASQVKKQYNISDGMIYDRYALATYTKKALNRKTFKFHLPVFLVSLMARIMDFIYAGSKNTPALNKEKMAELTAVNWACAIDGAKTDLSYVPEYTLEKGIMQTVKWYKLNNWL; translated from the coding sequence ATGAGTAAAAAAAAGGTATTGATTACCGGTGCGAGTGGTTTTGTGGGGTATCATTTAATTGAAGAAGCCTTAAATGCTGGTTTGGAAGTATATGCTGCTGTGCGCAAAAGCAGTGATGTTTCGCACCTTAAAGCGTTTGATGTGAACTATACAGATTTGGATTATAGTTCTGTAGCGAGCTTAAAACAGGAATTGGAAGAAAAGCAATACCACTATGTCATTCATGCTGCAGGTACTACAAAAGCTAAAACAAGGGAAGTATATGACCAGATCAATGCGATGTATACCAAAAACCTGGCTATTGCAGCGAGTACGGCCAATATCCCTTTGGAGAAATTTGTATTTGTAAGCAGTCTGGCAGCTTTAGGGCCACTTGAGGATCTGTCTTCCGAAATTCAAGACAATACAACACCAAAACCGGTTACCAGTTATGGTGCCAGTAAAGCTCTTGCTGAGCAATATCTTGCCGATTTTGAACATCTGCCTTTGATCATTATTCGCCCAACTGCAGTATATGGTCCGAGGGAAAAAGACTTATTTATACTGTTTGATAGCATCAATAAAGGACTTGAACCGCACATAGGTCGGTTTAAACAGCAATTAAGCTTTGTGTATGTAAAAGACCTGGTGAAGGTAATTGTACAGGCGTTAACGGCTTCGCAGGTTAAAAAACAGTACAATATTTCTGATGGAATGATTTACGACCGTTATGCACTGGCTACTTACACCAAAAAGGCACTAAACCGTAAAACGTTTAAATTTCATTTGCCCGTATTTCTGGTTTCGCTTATGGCAAGGATCATGGATTTTATTTATGCGGGAAGCAAAAATACTCCTGCACTGAATAAAGAAAAAATGGCCGAACTAACGGCTGTTAACTGGGCCTGTGCCATTGATGGCGCAAAAACTGATCTGAGTTATGTGCCCGAGTATACCTTGGAAAAAGGTATAATGCAAACCGTGAAGTGGTATAAACTGAATAATTGGCTGTAA
- a CDS encoding lysoplasmalogenase, whose protein sequence is MLKKHLSFNIVFGLIFSLQLLSAFINAPCLAAVTKPCIVLTLLAMLAINTKLKGRFHKRLFAGLTFALAGDVLLIYAANDESYFMYGLAAFLLCHIFYTSAFYLDFKSAPELDKKGARIAISLSAILAIGYYFFLRPHLGIMKLPVMIYILAISMMMMMACFRNQRVNTASFKLILFGAMFFLLSDAILAYNKFVVPIHYAGSWIMSTYMIAQYLITLGGVERKLIHNN, encoded by the coding sequence ATGCTAAAAAAACACCTCAGCTTTAATATTGTGTTTGGGCTTATCTTTAGCCTGCAACTCCTCTCAGCCTTCATCAATGCCCCCTGTCTTGCTGCTGTCACAAAACCATGCATAGTGCTTACACTATTGGCAATGCTGGCCATAAACACCAAACTAAAAGGCCGTTTTCACAAAAGACTTTTCGCCGGACTTACTTTTGCCCTTGCAGGCGATGTACTGCTGATCTATGCAGCAAATGATGAAAGCTATTTTATGTATGGCCTGGCCGCTTTTCTGTTGTGCCATATCTTTTACACCAGCGCTTTTTATCTCGATTTCAAATCGGCACCAGAGCTGGATAAAAAAGGAGCAAGGATTGCCATTTCGCTTTCTGCAATATTGGCTATTGGTTATTACTTCTTTCTTCGGCCGCACCTGGGCATTATGAAGCTCCCTGTAATGATTTATATCCTAGCCATCAGTATGATGATGATGATGGCCTGCTTCCGCAACCAGCGCGTCAACACCGCCAGCTTTAAACTCATTCTTTTTGGCGCAATGTTTTTCCTGTTGTCGGATGCCATTCTGGCCTACAATAAATTCGTAGTTCCCATCCATTATGCAGGCAGCTGGATCATGTCCACTTATATGATTGCCCAATACCTTATTACCTTAGGAGGGGTCGAACGCAAACTCATCCACAACAACTGA
- the spt gene encoding serine palmitoyltransferase, whose amino-acid sequence MRKKLYDRIAAFKDANAIKEKGLYPYFRAIESGQDTEVVIDGKKVLMFGSNSYLGLTNHPKIKEASKAAIDKYGTGCAGSRFLNGTLDIHIELERRLAAYVGKEASVLFSTGFQVNLGVISCLLDRNDYLILDEYDHASIIDGSRLSFSRSIKYAHNDMDDLRKKLSRLPEDAAKLIVADGIFSMEGDLVNLPEIVKIANEFGANIMMDDAHSLGVIGFNGAGTASHFGLTDEVDLIMGTFSKSLASLGGFIAGTEEVIEFVKHRARSLMFSASMPPGAVASVIAALDIIESEPERIDKLWANTNYAKKLLVDAGFDIGHTDSPIIPVYIRDNDKTFMVTNILSNNGIFVNPVVSPAVPSDSSLIRFSLMATHTFEQIEEAVEKLSLAAKEVQVKSFQEII is encoded by the coding sequence ATGCGCAAAAAATTATACGATAGGATAGCAGCTTTTAAAGACGCTAATGCAATTAAGGAAAAAGGTCTGTACCCATATTTCCGTGCAATTGAATCAGGCCAGGACACAGAAGTGGTGATTGATGGGAAAAAAGTGCTGATGTTTGGCTCTAACTCCTATCTTGGTTTAACTAATCATCCGAAAATAAAGGAGGCTTCAAAAGCTGCTATTGATAAATATGGTACAGGCTGTGCTGGTTCCCGGTTTTTGAACGGAACACTGGATATTCATATTGAACTGGAAAGAAGACTGGCTGCTTATGTAGGTAAGGAAGCATCGGTATTGTTTAGTACCGGTTTTCAGGTCAACCTTGGTGTAATTTCCTGTTTGTTGGATAGAAACGATTACCTCATTCTGGACGAATACGACCATGCTTCAATTATCGATGGTAGTCGTTTGTCTTTCTCCCGATCTATTAAATATGCACATAATGATATGGACGATTTGCGCAAAAAACTGAGCAGATTGCCGGAAGATGCTGCAAAACTAATTGTTGCTGATGGTATATTTAGTATGGAAGGTGATCTTGTAAACCTTCCTGAGATTGTTAAAATTGCGAATGAGTTTGGTGCCAACATCATGATGGATGATGCACACAGCTTAGGTGTAATTGGTTTTAATGGCGCGGGTACAGCTTCTCACTTTGGGTTAACTGATGAGGTTGACTTGATTATGGGTACTTTCAGTAAATCTCTGGCTTCATTAGGTGGTTTTATTGCTGGTACCGAAGAAGTTATCGAATTTGTAAAACACCGTGCACGCTCATTAATGTTTAGCGCAAGTATGCCTCCGGGTGCAGTTGCCAGCGTTATTGCCGCATTGGATATTATTGAGTCTGAGCCAGAACGCATTGACAAACTTTGGGCAAATACCAATTATGCTAAAAAGCTACTGGTAGACGCAGGATTTGATATCGGTCATACCGATAGCCCTATTATTCCTGTTTATATCAGAGATAATGATAAAACCTTTATGGTAACCAATATCCTGAGCAATAACGGAATTTTTGTAAATCCGGTAGTTTCACCGGCAGTGCCTTCCGACTCTTCACTGATCAGGTTCTCTTTAATGGCTACGCATACTTTCGAACAAATTGAAGAAGCTGTAGAAAAGCTGTCTTTAGCTGCAAAAGAAGTGCAAGTCAAATCCTTTCAGGAAATCATATAA
- a CDS encoding dienelactone hydrolase family protein, producing the protein MDQKIITLYDEYTHSHISRKDFMKKLAILTGSTALALSILPLLENNYAAAATANDENLHTETISYTGADGDVKAFLAKPKDKNHLGCVLVIHENRGLNPHIIEVTKRVAAEGFLALGVDALSPFGGTPADEDKGRELIGKLDPEKNLKNYLLGLEYLRKRKDGNGKTGCMGFCWGGGMANKLATADPKLLAAVAYYGAQAKAEDVHKIKASVMLHYGGLDERINAGIPAYEAALKQNHIDYQLYIYDGVNHAFNNDTSPTRYNEAAAKLAWKRTIDLFKTKLA; encoded by the coding sequence ATGGACCAGAAAATCATTACGTTATACGACGAGTACACCCATAGCCATATCAGCAGAAAAGACTTTATGAAAAAGCTGGCCATCCTTACCGGAAGTACAGCTTTAGCCTTATCAATTTTGCCCTTACTGGAGAATAATTATGCTGCAGCAGCTACCGCTAACGACGAAAACCTGCATACCGAAACCATCAGTTATACCGGCGCAGATGGCGATGTAAAGGCTTTTTTGGCAAAACCAAAGGATAAAAATCACCTGGGCTGTGTATTGGTCATACACGAAAACAGGGGGCTAAACCCACACATTATAGAAGTAACGAAAAGGGTAGCTGCCGAAGGTTTCCTGGCACTGGGTGTAGATGCATTATCGCCATTTGGTGGTACGCCTGCCGATGAGGACAAAGGAAGGGAGCTGATTGGAAAACTTGATCCAGAGAAAAATCTTAAAAACTATTTATTGGGTCTCGAATATTTACGTAAACGGAAAGATGGCAATGGAAAAACAGGCTGTATGGGGTTCTGCTGGGGCGGAGGCATGGCCAATAAACTGGCCACCGCCGATCCAAAATTACTGGCAGCTGTAGCCTATTATGGCGCCCAGGCCAAAGCCGAGGATGTCCATAAAATAAAAGCAAGTGTAATGTTACATTATGGGGGACTGGATGAGCGCATCAATGCCGGAATCCCCGCGTATGAGGCCGCTTTGAAACAAAATCATATAGATTATCAGCTATATATCTATGATGGGGTAAATCATGCCTTCAATAATGATACCTCGCCAACACGGTACAATGAAGCTGCTGCTAAGCTGGCCTGGAAAAGAACAATAGATCTATTTAAAACAAAACTAGCCTGA